One Triticum dicoccoides isolate Atlit2015 ecotype Zavitan chromosome 5B, WEW_v2.0, whole genome shotgun sequence genomic window carries:
- the LOC119311109 gene encoding flavin-containing monooxygenase FMO GS-OX-like 8: MAAATVHHRPQLQSRNVCVVGGGMAGLASARELRREGHAVTVMEQSGDVGGQWLYDPGTDGRVPSSVYACLRLLSPREAMGFSDFEFLPRAGAGRDPRRFPGHREVHSYLRDFCHAFGLMDAVRLNTRVLRVAIADPTSAATRQWAVRSVRRLGGTEDDAREEEEVFDAVVVATGQYSQPMLPSGIEGMAEWRLRQLHSHSYRTPEPFRGEAVVVVGCRDSGKDIALDLCRVAREVHLAASSEAAAPTPAVSKMLANHGDVLRLHPRVRRLHADGRVWFEDGSSVVADTVIYCTGYGYSFPFLDTGGAVTVGDGDCVVGPLFEHVFPPSLAPSLSFVGVPRKVLLPWFFEAQARWVAQALSGRRALPPEAEMLRAVEEHFRAREAAGEPRKHTHHYIGGIDKMFEFGEKYGDLTPMEDWKKELVLSSMASMSDDLETFRDRADDSENVQKGVRRWRGGLAAQAQDKTVAAAAEVEGDWQAMAKKERNSSTELNCTSSSISKGMFNAHLN, translated from the exons ATGGCCGCGGCGACGGTGCATCATCGCCCGCAGCTGCAGTCGAGGAACGTGTGCGTGGTGGGGGGCGGCATGGCCGGCCTGGCGTCGGCGCGCGAGCTGCGGCGAGAGGGCCACGCGGTCACCGTCATGGAGCAGAGCGGCGACGTCGGCGGGCAGTGGCTGTACGACCCGGGGACAGACGGCCGCGTGCCCAGCAGCGTGTACGCGTGCCTCCGCCTCCTCAGCCCGCGGGAGGCCATGGGCTTCTCCGACTTCGAGTTCCTCCCCAGGGCCGGCGCCGGCCGCGACCCGCGCCGCTTCCCCGGCCACCGCGAGGTGCACAGCTACCTCAGGGACTTCTGCCACGCGTTCGGGCTCATGGACGCCGTCAGGCTCAACACCCGGGTCCTGCGCGTCGCAATCGCGGATCCGACGTCGGCGGCGACGCGTCAGTGGGCGGTGAGGTCCGTGCGGCGCCTCGGCGGCACGGAGGATGatgcgcgggaggaggaggaggtgttcgaCGCGGTGGTGGTGGCCACCGGCCAGTACTCGCAGCCGATGCTCCCGAGCGGCATCGAGGGCATGGCGGAATGGAGGCTTCGGCAGCTACACAGCCACTCGTACAGGACGCCGGAGCCGTTCCGCGGCGAGGCGGTGGTGGTGGTCGGTTGCCGGGACAGCGGCAAGGACATCGCGTTGGACCTCTGCCGCGTCGCCAGGGAGGTGCACCTCGCCGCCAGCTCCGAGGCCGCCGCGCCCACACCGGCCGTGTCAAAGATGCTGGCCAATCACGGCGACGTGCTGCGCCTCCACCCGCGGGTACGCCGGCTGCACGCGGACGGGCGCGTGTGGTTCGAGGACGGCTCCTCTGTCGTCGCGGACACCGTGATCTACTGCACGGGGTACGGCTACTCGTTCCCGTTCCTGGACACGGGCGGGGCGGTCACCGTGGGCGACGGCGACTGCGTGGTCGGGCCGCTGTTCGAGCACGTGTTCCCGCCGTCCCTGGCGCCGTCGCTCTCCTTCGTGGGCGTGCCGAGGAAGGTCCTGCTGCCGTGGTTCTTCGAGGCGCAGGCGAGGTGGGTCGCGCAGGCGCTGTCCGGCCGCCGCGCGCTGCCGCCGGAGGCGGAGATGCTGCGGGCCGTGGAGGAGCACTTCCGCGCCAGGGAGGCCGCCGGCGAGCCGAGGAAGCACACCCACCACTACATCGGCGGCATCGAC AAAATGTTCGAGTTTGGGGAGAAGTACGGCGACTTGACGCCGATGGAGGACTGGAAGAAGGAGCTGGTCCTGTCGAGCATGGCGAGCATGAGCGACGACCTGGAGACCTTCCGCGACCGCGCCGACGACAGCGAGAACGTCCAGAAGGGCGTCCGGCGATGGCGCGGCGGCTTAGCTGCTCAAGCTCAGGACAAAACCGTGGCCGCTGCTGCTGAAGTTGAAGGTGATTGGCAGGCCATGGCTAAGAAAGAAAGAAACTCCTCAACTGAATTGAACTGCACCTCTTCGAGTATCAGTAAGGGTATGTTTAACGCACATCTAAACTGA
- the LOC119311108 gene encoding probable E3 ubiquitin-protein ligase ARI5 — translation MDSDDEPWGGSDSDPVAVGDYYYDCSDGGSGGAGGGGEEEEGSDCAGDDYEVREEVASMREKRYIVLSENDIHERQEEAIRRVSSIFSIPRESACILLRQYKWNISKLSDEWFADEERVRHFVGLPTNGAVLPDCQELTCGICFEGYSTTALSSAGCVHLYCHECWEGYISASINDGPGCLSLRCPEPSCTAMVLEETINRLAKNEEKVKYKQFLSCSYVEDNKKIKWCPAPDCTCAVEFLGDENYDVSCMCKFSFCWNCTEETHRPVSCETVSKWILKNSAESENVNWIIANSKPCPKCKRPIEKNHGCMHMTCRPPCKFQFCWLCLGDWSEHGSRTTGGNYACNRYEADKKKGIYDEAEAQRERAKNSLVRYTHYFERWASNQKSRQKAQGDLQKFESELAKLSDILGIPESQLKFIPEAWSQIVECRQVLQWTYAYGYYLDDKAKNDFFVYLQGEAESGLERLHKCAEKDIHAILPKAGETEPLPSLQDFNEFRVKLAGLTSVTRNYFENLVQALEAGLEDVRVTGGQSTSKKKARTASKRKPSAKGKAGRNKKARITS, via the exons ATGGACTCCGACGACGAGCCGTGGGGAGGGAGCGActccgaccccgtcgccgtcgggGACTACTACTACGACTGCAGCGACGGGGGCAGCGGCGGCGCTGGcgggggcggcgaggaggaggagggatcCGACTGCGCCGGCGACGACTACGAGGTCCGCGAGGAGGTCGCCTCGATGCGCGAGAAG AGATACATTGTGTTATCTGAAAATGACATACATGAGCGGCAAGAGGAAGCCATAAGACGGGtatcttcaatattttcaattcCAAGAGAATCAGCATGCATCCTCCTTCGACAATACAAATG GAATATTAGCAAGTTGAGTGATGAGTGGTTCGCAGATGAAGAACGTGTCCGTCATTTTGTTGGCTTGCCTACAAATGGGGCTGTTCTTCCTGACTGCCAGGAG CTAACTTGTGGAATATGTTTTGAAGGATATTCCACAACTGCACTGAGCTCTGCTGGTTGTGTTCACCTCTACTGCCATGAATGTTGGGAAG GGTATATTAGTGCTTCAATAAATGATGGTCCAGGATGTTTGTCACTGCGGTGCCCTGAGCCATCTTGTACTGCCATGGTTCTTGAAGAAACCATTAATAGATTGGCTAAAAATGAGGAGAAAGTGAAGTACAAACAATTTTTATCATGCTCATACGTTGAAGATAACAAGAAG ATAAAATGGTGTCCAGCTCCTGATTGTACCTGCGCTGTGGAGTTTCTTGGTGATGAGAACTATGATGTCTCATGCATGTGCAAATTCAGCTTCTGCTGGAAC TGTACAGAGGAAACTCATCGACCAGTTAGCTGTGAGACTGTCTCAAAGTGGATATTAAAGAACAGTGCAGAATCTGAGAACGTGAATTG GATAATAGCTAATTCAAAGCCTTGTCCTAAATGCAAACGACCAATAGAGAAGAATCATGGTTGCATGCATATGACGTGCCGTCCTCCTTGCAAATTTCAGTTTTGCTG GTTATGTCTAGGTGACTGGTCAGAACACGGAAGTAGGACCACTGGTGGCAATTATGCCTGCAATCGCTATGAAGCAGACAAGAAGAAAGGCATA TATGATGAAGCTGAAGCACAGAGAGAACGGGCTAAAAACTCACTTGTGAGATACACGCATTATTTTGAGCGCTGGGCATCCAATCAGAAG TCGAGGCAGAAGGCACAAGGAGATCTGCAAAAGTTCGAAAGTGAA CTTGCGAAGCTCAGTGACATTCTTGGAATACCGGAGTCTCAACTAAAGTTCATACCTGAAGCTTGGTCACAG ATTGTAGAATGCAGACAAGTGCTGCAGTGGACATATGCTTATGGGTATTATCTTGATGATAAAGCCAAGAATGATTTTTTTGTGTACCTCCAAG GTGAAGCCGAGTCTGGTTTGGAGCGCCTCCATAAATGTGCGGAGAAGGACATACATGCAATTTTACCTAAAGCTGGTGAAACTGAACCTCTTCCTTCATTACAAGACTTCAATGAGTTTCGTGTGAAACTTGCTGGTCTAACAAG CGTAACCCGCAACTACTTTGAGAACCTTGTTCAAGCACTGGAAGCAGGGCTGGAGGATGTGCGTGTTACGGGCGGCCAGTCGACTTCGAAGAAGAAAGCCCGCACCGCCTCCAAGAGGAAACCATCCGCCAAAGGCAAGGCGGGCAGGAATAAGAAGGCGAGAATAACCTCTTAA